The Catharus ustulatus isolate bCatUst1 chromosome 15, bCatUst1.pri.v2, whole genome shotgun sequence genome has a window encoding:
- the TBC1D9B gene encoding TBC1 domain family member 9B isoform X3 has protein sequence MWLGPEEVLLAGALWVTERANPFFLLQRRRGHGKGGGLTGLLVGTLDVVLDSSARVAPYRILHQTQDSQVYWAVACGSSRKEITKHWEWLENNLLQTLSIFDNEEDITTFVKGKIHGIIAEENKNEQPQSEEDPGKFKEAELKMRKQFGMPEVEKLVNYYSCSYWKGRVPRQGWLYLTVNHLCFYSFLLGKEVTLVIQWVDVTQLEKNATLLFPECIKVSTRDSELYFSMFLNINETFKLMEQLANIAMRQLLDNESFLQDKSLPKPRRPLKNISALKRDLDARAKNECYRATFRLPKDECLDGHTDCTLWTPFNKMHIPGQMFVSNNYICFASRAEEACHLIIPLREVTIVEKADSSSVLPSPLSISTKSKMTFFFANLKDRDFLVQRISDFLQRTPSKKPCGIDREWKWNAADPSSEEVPELPSSSPLAVSPTSALSHRPVSFCAGQVPTASQGLLKLFRRNSEELSGPKGAKEKMKEESWNIHFFEYGRGMCMYRTAKTRELVQKGIPENLRGELWLLFSGAWNEMVTHPGYYADLVEKSMGRYNLATEEIERDLHRSMPEHPAFQNELGIAALRRVLTAYAFRNPTIGYCQAMNIVTSVLLLYCNEEEAFWLLVALCERMLPDYYNTRVVGALVDQGIFEELTREYLPQLSEKMQDLGVISTISLSWFLTLFLSVMPFESAVVVADCFFYEGIKFILQVSLAILDANMEKLLQCCDEGEAMTILGRYLDNVVNRQSVSPPIPHLHALLTSGDDPPLEVDIFELIKTSYEKFGNLKADDIEQMRFKQRLKVIQSLEDTAKKSVVRAVSGDIGFSMEELEELYVVFKAKYLMSCYWGNNRAAAARRDQSLPYLEQYRIDMEQFTELFISLTPWACGAHTPVLAARLFRLLDENRDSLINFKEFVTGMSGMYHGDLTEKLKVLYKLHLPPALNPEETESALEATSYFTEDVTTEETQEDKGRRNENGPDKEEKGTSPQDYRYYLRMWAKEKENKKETIKDLPKMSQEQFIELCKTLYNMFSEDPVEQELYHAIATVASLLLRIGEVGKKFSNRPTRKSEECKANNTQDPVSEEESPTSEQSQNSAVEQQPQAEHEDKASTDAQPEKTQQENQTLGDGSGEGQSSPLQLLSDDETKDDMSMSSYSMVSTGSLQCEDIADDTVLVGCEGSSAAARYGSTIDTDWSISFEQILASMLTESALVNYFEKKVNILQKIKDQKKVERQFSSSSDYELSSVSG, from the exons ATGTGGCTGGGCCCcgaggaggtgctgctggccgGCGCGCTGTGGGTCACCGAGCGCGCCAACCccttcttcctgctgcagcGCCGGCGGGGACACGGCAAAGGGGGCGGCCTCACGG GTCTCCTTGTGGGAACACTAGACGTGGTTTTGGATTCCAGTGCCAGAGTTGCCCCATACCGGATTCTGCACCAGACTCAGGACTCTCAAGTGTACTGGGCAGTGGCCTGTG GATCATCTCGTAAGGAGATCACAAAGCATTGGGAATGGCTGGAGAATAACTTACTGCAGACTCTGTCCATCTTTGACAATGAGGAAGATATCACCACCTTTGTCAAGGGCAAGATACAT GGCATTATTGCTGAGGAGAACAAGAATGAGCAGCCCCAGAGTGAAGAGGATCCAGGTAAATTCAAAGAGGCTGAACTGAAGATGCGGAAGCAGTTTGGGATGCCCGAGGTGGAGAAGTTGGTCAATTACTATTCCTGCAGCTATTGGAAAGGAcgtgtccccaggcagggctggctgtacCTCACTGTCAACCACCTGTGTTTCTACTCCTTCCTGCTGGGCAAAGAGG TTACACTGGTGATCCAGTGGGTGGATGTAACCCAACTAGAAAAAAATGCTACATTGCTGTTCCCTGAGTGCATTAAAGTAAGCACAAGGGACAGTGAACtctatttttccatgtttctcaACATCAATGAGACGTTCAAGCTGATGGAGCAGTTGGCCAACATCGCGATGCGGCAGCTACTGGATAATGAGAGCTTCCTACAGGACAAGTCTCTCCCAAAGCCCAGGAGGCCTCTTAAGAACATCTCTGCATTAAAAAG AGACCTGGATGCTCGAGCCAAAAATGAGTGCTACCGTGCCACTTTCCGGCTGCCCAAGGATGAGTGCCTGGATGGACATACAGACTGCACCTTGTGGACACCATTCAATAAGATGCATATTCCTGGCCAGATGTTTGTTTCCAACAATTACATCTGTTttgccagcagggcagaggaggcCTGTCATCTCATCATTCCTCTCAGGGAG GTGACAATAGTTGAGAAAGCAGATAGTTCCAGTGTCTTGCCCAGCCCTCTGTCCATCAGCACTAAAAGTAAAATGACCTTCTTCTTCGCCAATCTGAAAGACAGGGATTTCTTGGTACAGAGGATCTCTGACTTCCTGCAGAGAACACCATCCAAGAAACCCTGTGGCATCGACAGGGAATGGAAGTGGAATGCGGCTGATCCCAGCAGTGAG GAGGTTCCAGAGCTGCCTTCCAGCAGCCCCCTGGCTGTCAGCCCCACGTCTGCTCTCAGCCATCGACCCGTCAGCTTCTGTGCTGGGCAAGTGCCAACAGCCTCACAGGGACTGCTCAAACTCTTCAGGAGGAATTCTGAGGAGCTCTCTGGACCCAAAGGG GCAAAGGAGAAGATGAAAGAAGAGTCTTGGAACATTCATTTCTTTGAATATGGGCGAGGGATGTGTATGTACCGCACTGCCAAGACGAGGGAGCTGGTACAGAAAGGAATCCCAGAGAACCTCCGTGGAGAGCTGTGGCTCCTTTTCTCAG GggcttggaatgagatggtGACTCATCCTGGTTACTACGCAGATCTTGTGGAAAAGTCAATGGGAAGGTATAATCTTGCTACAGAGGAAATTGAGAGAGATCTGCACCGCTCTATGCCAGAACATCCTGCCTTCCAAAACGAATTGGGGATTGCTGCCCTTCGGAGAGTCTTAACTGCTTATGCATTCAGAAATCCAACAATTGGGTACTGTCAG GCCATGAACATTGtcacctcagtgctgctgctgtactGCAATGAGGAAGAGGCTTTCTGGCTCCTGGTGGCTTTGTGCGAGCGGATGTTGCCAGATTACTACAATACAAGAGTCGTGG GTGCATTGGTGGACCAAGGCATCTTTGAAGAACTTACACGAGAGTATCTTCCACAGCTGTCAGAAAAGATGCAGGACCTGGGGGTGATCTCCACCATATCCCTTTCCTGGTTTCTCACTCTCTTCCTGAGTGTGATGCCCTTTGAGAGTGCCGTGGTCGTTGCTGACTGTTTCTTCTATGAGGGAATCAAGTTTATCCTGCAGGTGTCATTGGCCATACTTGATGCCAACATGGAGAAGTTGCTACAGTGCTGTGATGAAGGTGAAGCCATGACTATTTTGGGCAG ATACCTGGACAATGTAGTTAACAGACAGAGTGTCTCTCCCCCTATTCCACACTTGCACGCACTGTTGACCAGTGGAGATGACCCCCCACTTGAAGTTGACATCTTTGAACTCATCAAAACTTCATATGAG AAATTTGGCAATCTGAAGGCAGATGACATTGAACAAATGCGTTTCAAACAAAGGCTGAAAGTGATCCAGTCTCTGGAGGATACAGCCAAGAAGAGTGTG GTCCGAGCTGTGTCTGGTGACATTGGTTTTTCTATGGAAGAACTAGAAGAGCTGTATGTAGTGTTCAAG GCCAAGTACCTGATGAGCTGTTACTGGGGAAACAACCGTGCGGCCGCTGCCCGCCGCGACCAGAGCCTGCCCTACCTGGAGCAGTACCGCATAGACATGGAGCAGTTCACAGAGCTGTTCATCAGCCTCACCCCCTGGGCCTGTGGGGCACacacccctgtgctggcagcgcgGCTCTTCCGCCTCCTGGACGAGAACAGGGATTCTCTTATCAACTTCAAGGAGTTCGTGACAGGAATGA gtgGGATGTACCATGGCGACCTCACTGAAAAACTCAAAGTACTCTACAAACTGCACCTGCCTCCTG CTCTGAATCCAGAGGAGACAGAGTCAGCTTTGGAAGCCACAAGTTATTTCACAGAGGATGTGACAACAGAAG AAACCCAAGAAGATAAAGGAAGGAGAAATGAGAATGGTCCAGACAAAG AGGAGAAAGGTACCAGTCCACAGGACTACAGATACTACCTAAGAATGTGGGCcaaggaaaaagagaacaagaaagAAACCATTAAAGATCTCCCCAAAATGAGCCAG GAACAGTTCATAGAGTTGTGCAAGACCCTTTACAACATGTTCAGTGAGGACCCCGTGGAGCAGGAGCTGTACCATGCCATCGCCACTGTGGCCAGTCTTCTGCTGCGGATTGGGgaagttggaaaaaaattctccaacAGGCCCACAAGGAAGTCTGAGGAGTGCAAAGCAAACAACACTCAAGATCCTGTGAGTGAAGAGGAGTCACCAACATCTGAACAGAGTCAGAATTCAGCAGTGGaacagcagccccaagctgaaCATGAGGACAAAGCCAGCACGGATGCTCAGcctgaaaaaacacagcaggaaaaccaaACTCTAGGAGATGGGTCAGGGGAAGGACAAAGCTCTCCTTTACAGCTGCTATCAGATGATGAAACCAAAGATGATATGTCCATGTCTTCCTACTCCATGGTCAGCACGGGCTCCCTGCAGTGTGAAGACATCGCGGACGACACGGTGCTGGTCGGCTGTgagggcagcagtgcagctgccagGTATGGCAGCACCATTGACACTGACTGGTCCATCTCCTTCGAGCAGATCTTGGCCTCCATGCTGACAGAATCAGCCCTTGTAAACTACTTTGAGAAAAAAGTCAACATTCTCCAAAAGATAAAGGATCAGAAGAAGGTAGAGAGGCAGTTCAGTTCATCCAGTGACTATGAACTTTCCTCTGTGTCAGGGTGA
- the TBC1D9B gene encoding TBC1 domain family member 9B isoform X2, translating to MWLGPEEVLLAGALWVTERANPFFLLQRRRGHGKGGGLTGLLVGTLDVVLDSSARVAPYRILHQTQDSQVYWAVACGSSRKEITKHWEWLENNLLQTLSIFDNEEDITTFVKGKIHGIIAEENKNEQPQSEEDPGKFKEAELKMRKQFGMPEVEKLVNYYSCSYWKGRVPRQGWLYLTVNHLCFYSFLLGKEVTLVIQWVDVTQLEKNATLLFPECIKVSTRDSELYFSMFLNINETFKLMEQLANIAMRQLLDNESFLQDKSLPKPRRPLKNISALKRDLDARAKNECYRATFRLPKDECLDGHTDCTLWTPFNKMHIPGQMFVSNNYICFASRAEEACHLIIPLREVTIVEKADSSSVLPSPLSISTKSKMTFFFANLKDRDFLVQRISDFLQRTPSKKPCGIDREWKWNAADPSSEEVPELPSSSPLAVSPTSALSHRPVSFCAGQVPTASQGLLKLFRRNSEELSGPKGAKEKMKEESWNIHFFEYGRGMCMYRTAKTRELVQKGIPENLRGELWLLFSGAWNEMVTHPGYYADLVEKSMGRYNLATEEIERDLHRSMPEHPAFQNELGIAALRRVLTAYAFRNPTIGYCQAMNIVTSVLLLYCNEEEAFWLLVALCERMLPDYYNTRVVGALVDQGIFEELTREYLPQLSEKMQDLGVISTISLSWFLTLFLSVMPFESAVVVADCFFYEGIKFILQVSLAILDANMEKLLQCCDEGEAMTILGRYLDNVVNRQSVSPPIPHLHALLTSGDDPPLEVDIFELIKTSYEKFGNLKADDIEQMRFKQRLKVIQSLEDTAKKSVVRAVSGDIGFSMEELEELYVVFKAKYLMSCYWGNNRAAAARRDQSLPYLEQYRIDMEQFTELFISLTPWACGAHTPVLAARLFRLLDENRDSLINFKEFVTGMSGMYHGDLTEKLKVLYKLHLPPALNPEETESALEATSYFTEDVTTEELDICLHCESQETQEDKGRRNENGPDKEEKGTSPQDYRYYLRMWAKEKENKKETIKDLPKMSQEQFIELCKTLYNMFSEDPVEQELYHAIATVASLLLRIGEVGKKFSNRPTRKSEECKANNTQDPVSEEESPTSEQSQNSAVEQQPQAEHEDKASTDAQPEKTQQENQTLGDGSGEGQSSPLQLLSDDETKDDMSMSSYSMVSTGSLQCEDIADDTVLVGCEGSSAAARYGSTIDTDWSISFEQILASMLTESALVNYFEKKVNILQKIKDQKKVERQFSSSSDYELSSVSG from the exons ATGTGGCTGGGCCCcgaggaggtgctgctggccgGCGCGCTGTGGGTCACCGAGCGCGCCAACCccttcttcctgctgcagcGCCGGCGGGGACACGGCAAAGGGGGCGGCCTCACGG GTCTCCTTGTGGGAACACTAGACGTGGTTTTGGATTCCAGTGCCAGAGTTGCCCCATACCGGATTCTGCACCAGACTCAGGACTCTCAAGTGTACTGGGCAGTGGCCTGTG GATCATCTCGTAAGGAGATCACAAAGCATTGGGAATGGCTGGAGAATAACTTACTGCAGACTCTGTCCATCTTTGACAATGAGGAAGATATCACCACCTTTGTCAAGGGCAAGATACAT GGCATTATTGCTGAGGAGAACAAGAATGAGCAGCCCCAGAGTGAAGAGGATCCAGGTAAATTCAAAGAGGCTGAACTGAAGATGCGGAAGCAGTTTGGGATGCCCGAGGTGGAGAAGTTGGTCAATTACTATTCCTGCAGCTATTGGAAAGGAcgtgtccccaggcagggctggctgtacCTCACTGTCAACCACCTGTGTTTCTACTCCTTCCTGCTGGGCAAAGAGG TTACACTGGTGATCCAGTGGGTGGATGTAACCCAACTAGAAAAAAATGCTACATTGCTGTTCCCTGAGTGCATTAAAGTAAGCACAAGGGACAGTGAACtctatttttccatgtttctcaACATCAATGAGACGTTCAAGCTGATGGAGCAGTTGGCCAACATCGCGATGCGGCAGCTACTGGATAATGAGAGCTTCCTACAGGACAAGTCTCTCCCAAAGCCCAGGAGGCCTCTTAAGAACATCTCTGCATTAAAAAG AGACCTGGATGCTCGAGCCAAAAATGAGTGCTACCGTGCCACTTTCCGGCTGCCCAAGGATGAGTGCCTGGATGGACATACAGACTGCACCTTGTGGACACCATTCAATAAGATGCATATTCCTGGCCAGATGTTTGTTTCCAACAATTACATCTGTTttgccagcagggcagaggaggcCTGTCATCTCATCATTCCTCTCAGGGAG GTGACAATAGTTGAGAAAGCAGATAGTTCCAGTGTCTTGCCCAGCCCTCTGTCCATCAGCACTAAAAGTAAAATGACCTTCTTCTTCGCCAATCTGAAAGACAGGGATTTCTTGGTACAGAGGATCTCTGACTTCCTGCAGAGAACACCATCCAAGAAACCCTGTGGCATCGACAGGGAATGGAAGTGGAATGCGGCTGATCCCAGCAGTGAG GAGGTTCCAGAGCTGCCTTCCAGCAGCCCCCTGGCTGTCAGCCCCACGTCTGCTCTCAGCCATCGACCCGTCAGCTTCTGTGCTGGGCAAGTGCCAACAGCCTCACAGGGACTGCTCAAACTCTTCAGGAGGAATTCTGAGGAGCTCTCTGGACCCAAAGGG GCAAAGGAGAAGATGAAAGAAGAGTCTTGGAACATTCATTTCTTTGAATATGGGCGAGGGATGTGTATGTACCGCACTGCCAAGACGAGGGAGCTGGTACAGAAAGGAATCCCAGAGAACCTCCGTGGAGAGCTGTGGCTCCTTTTCTCAG GggcttggaatgagatggtGACTCATCCTGGTTACTACGCAGATCTTGTGGAAAAGTCAATGGGAAGGTATAATCTTGCTACAGAGGAAATTGAGAGAGATCTGCACCGCTCTATGCCAGAACATCCTGCCTTCCAAAACGAATTGGGGATTGCTGCCCTTCGGAGAGTCTTAACTGCTTATGCATTCAGAAATCCAACAATTGGGTACTGTCAG GCCATGAACATTGtcacctcagtgctgctgctgtactGCAATGAGGAAGAGGCTTTCTGGCTCCTGGTGGCTTTGTGCGAGCGGATGTTGCCAGATTACTACAATACAAGAGTCGTGG GTGCATTGGTGGACCAAGGCATCTTTGAAGAACTTACACGAGAGTATCTTCCACAGCTGTCAGAAAAGATGCAGGACCTGGGGGTGATCTCCACCATATCCCTTTCCTGGTTTCTCACTCTCTTCCTGAGTGTGATGCCCTTTGAGAGTGCCGTGGTCGTTGCTGACTGTTTCTTCTATGAGGGAATCAAGTTTATCCTGCAGGTGTCATTGGCCATACTTGATGCCAACATGGAGAAGTTGCTACAGTGCTGTGATGAAGGTGAAGCCATGACTATTTTGGGCAG ATACCTGGACAATGTAGTTAACAGACAGAGTGTCTCTCCCCCTATTCCACACTTGCACGCACTGTTGACCAGTGGAGATGACCCCCCACTTGAAGTTGACATCTTTGAACTCATCAAAACTTCATATGAG AAATTTGGCAATCTGAAGGCAGATGACATTGAACAAATGCGTTTCAAACAAAGGCTGAAAGTGATCCAGTCTCTGGAGGATACAGCCAAGAAGAGTGTG GTCCGAGCTGTGTCTGGTGACATTGGTTTTTCTATGGAAGAACTAGAAGAGCTGTATGTAGTGTTCAAG GCCAAGTACCTGATGAGCTGTTACTGGGGAAACAACCGTGCGGCCGCTGCCCGCCGCGACCAGAGCCTGCCCTACCTGGAGCAGTACCGCATAGACATGGAGCAGTTCACAGAGCTGTTCATCAGCCTCACCCCCTGGGCCTGTGGGGCACacacccctgtgctggcagcgcgGCTCTTCCGCCTCCTGGACGAGAACAGGGATTCTCTTATCAACTTCAAGGAGTTCGTGACAGGAATGA gtgGGATGTACCATGGCGACCTCACTGAAAAACTCAAAGTACTCTACAAACTGCACCTGCCTCCTG CTCTGAATCCAGAGGAGACAGAGTCAGCTTTGGAAGCCACAAGTTATTTCACAGAGGATGTGACAACAGAAG AGCTGGATATCTGCCTGCACTGTGAGTCTCAAG AAACCCAAGAAGATAAAGGAAGGAGAAATGAGAATGGTCCAGACAAAG AGGAGAAAGGTACCAGTCCACAGGACTACAGATACTACCTAAGAATGTGGGCcaaggaaaaagagaacaagaaagAAACCATTAAAGATCTCCCCAAAATGAGCCAG GAACAGTTCATAGAGTTGTGCAAGACCCTTTACAACATGTTCAGTGAGGACCCCGTGGAGCAGGAGCTGTACCATGCCATCGCCACTGTGGCCAGTCTTCTGCTGCGGATTGGGgaagttggaaaaaaattctccaacAGGCCCACAAGGAAGTCTGAGGAGTGCAAAGCAAACAACACTCAAGATCCTGTGAGTGAAGAGGAGTCACCAACATCTGAACAGAGTCAGAATTCAGCAGTGGaacagcagccccaagctgaaCATGAGGACAAAGCCAGCACGGATGCTCAGcctgaaaaaacacagcaggaaaaccaaACTCTAGGAGATGGGTCAGGGGAAGGACAAAGCTCTCCTTTACAGCTGCTATCAGATGATGAAACCAAAGATGATATGTCCATGTCTTCCTACTCCATGGTCAGCACGGGCTCCCTGCAGTGTGAAGACATCGCGGACGACACGGTGCTGGTCGGCTGTgagggcagcagtgcagctgccagGTATGGCAGCACCATTGACACTGACTGGTCCATCTCCTTCGAGCAGATCTTGGCCTCCATGCTGACAGAATCAGCCCTTGTAAACTACTTTGAGAAAAAAGTCAACATTCTCCAAAAGATAAAGGATCAGAAGAAGGTAGAGAGGCAGTTCAGTTCATCCAGTGACTATGAACTTTCCTCTGTGTCAGGGTGA